The following proteins come from a genomic window of Verrucomicrobiota bacterium:
- the coaD gene encoding pantetheine-phosphate adenylyltransferase yields MRTVIYPGSFDPFTNGHLDVVKRAARLFDRVIVAVADNDTKAPLFSLQERLALAAGAVKGMRNVRAETFRGLLVRYVRRRKAGAVIRGLRAVSDFEFEFQLALMNRKLDERVETIFMMPKDTYTFLSSRLVKEIARLGGDVRAFVPPAVGRALKNKLAPTSRKGSRR; encoded by the coding sequence GTGCGAACGGTGATTTATCCCGGCAGCTTCGACCCGTTCACGAACGGCCATCTGGACGTCGTGAAGCGCGCGGCGCGGTTGTTCGACCGCGTGATCGTGGCGGTCGCGGACAATGACACGAAAGCGCCGCTGTTCAGCCTGCAAGAGCGGCTTGCGCTGGCCGCGGGCGCGGTGAAAGGGATGCGGAACGTCCGTGCCGAGACGTTCCGAGGTTTGCTGGTGCGCTACGTGCGGCGGCGCAAGGCGGGCGCGGTCATCCGAGGACTGCGGGCGGTGTCGGACTTTGAGTTCGAGTTTCAGCTCGCACTGATGAACCGGAAGCTCGACGAACGGGTGGAGACGATTTTCATGATGCCGAAGGACACTTACACGTTTCTCAGTTCGCGGCTGGTGAAGGAGATAGCGCGACTGGGCGGGGACGTCCGCGCGTTTGTGCCGCCGGCGGTCGGCCGGGCGTTGAAGAACAAACTTGCGCCAACCAGCCGGAAGGGAAGCCGTCGCTAG